A single genomic interval of Halomonas sp. GT harbors:
- a CDS encoding ArsR/SmtB family transcription factor produces MTTNLNLVFKALADPSRRQLLDSLFENNGQALNELCERLSMSRQGVTRHLALLEEAGLVVTAWRGREKLHYLNAEPIQQIHQRWVSKFTHQRIAAVDSLKQKLEDHHNE; encoded by the coding sequence ATGACAACTAATCTCAATCTTGTTTTCAAGGCGCTTGCTGATCCCTCGCGGCGCCAGCTTCTGGATAGCCTGTTTGAAAATAATGGGCAGGCCCTCAATGAGCTATGCGAACGACTCTCCATGAGTCGTCAGGGAGTTACTAGACACTTGGCGCTGCTGGAAGAAGCGGGGCTGGTGGTTACGGCGTGGCGGGGGAGAGAAAAGTTGCACTACCTCAATGCCGAGCCAATTCAGCAGATCCACCAACGCTGGGTCAGTAAGTTCACTCACCAGCGGATTGCGGCGGTGGACAGTCTCAAACAGAAGCTTGAGGACCATCACAATGAGTAA
- a CDS encoding SRPBCC family protein, producing the protein MSKPDFAYVVYINTTPEQLWKALTEGEFTRQYWGGRQITSAWTAGATVKHVKADGSLDWHGEVLESDPPYRLSYTFIPENDDEMPGYEGEKVDLTRPEEPSRVTFEIAEYMGQVRLTLIHDQFEENSKVLQGISVGWPVILSSLKSWLEGSSPLLRSDTDGAH; encoded by the coding sequence ATGAGTAAGCCCGATTTTGCCTACGTTGTTTACATTAACACGACGCCCGAGCAACTGTGGAAAGCGTTGACGGAAGGGGAGTTTACCCGCCAATACTGGGGTGGGCGGCAGATTACGTCGGCGTGGACGGCGGGAGCCACGGTTAAACACGTCAAGGCCGATGGGTCATTGGATTGGCACGGAGAGGTGCTGGAGTCAGACCCGCCGTACCGTTTGTCCTATACTTTCATTCCTGAAAACGATGACGAGATGCCAGGATACGAGGGCGAAAAAGTTGATCTGACGAGACCTGAAGAACCGTCTCGGGTCACGTTTGAGATTGCCGAGTATATGGGCCAAGTACGCCTAACGCTGATTCACGATCAATTCGAGGAGAACAGCAAAGTACTACAAGGCATCAGCGTCGGCTGGCCAGTCATTCTTTCCAGCCTCAAAAGCTGGCTGGAAGGCAGTAGCCCTCTGCTAAGGAGTGATACTGATGGCGCGCATTGA
- a CDS encoding SRPBCC family protein translates to MARIEHIQYVNAPLSCVYEVLTTARGLAEVWTQDLTFTAQLDAVNEFRFGDEHPTKMTIVELVPNNKMTWQCIDSDPEWIGTSVSFELEQRGDKTAVTLKHTDWREVTEFYRFCNYNWAIFLLSLKQYCEEGAGIHYQARTF, encoded by the coding sequence ATGGCGCGCATTGAACATATTCAATACGTAAATGCCCCTCTTTCATGTGTTTACGAAGTGTTGACCACGGCTCGTGGCCTGGCCGAGGTGTGGACCCAGGATTTAACATTCACTGCCCAACTTGATGCGGTCAATGAATTCCGATTTGGGGATGAGCACCCGACAAAGATGACGATCGTGGAGCTGGTGCCCAATAATAAGATGACTTGGCAATGTATCGATTCAGACCCGGAGTGGATTGGGACCAGCGTCAGTTTCGAGCTAGAACAACGAGGAGACAAAACGGCCGTCACTCTCAAGCATACCGATTGGCGTGAAGTGACCGAGTTCTACCGTTTCTGCAACTATAACTGGGCGATATTCCTGCTGAGCCTTAAGCAATACTGTGAAGAAGGAGCCGGTATTCATTACCAGGCTCGGACGTTTTAA
- a CDS encoding CDP-alcohol phosphatidyltransferase family protein: MSSFSNTSSVSLPKRVYTLAEIALASLLLVGLGAMLPGLVASAANWWLAAGFYVVIGALVVSFWPHGPLGWANRVTLGRGVLVAIVAGALAANAFTNAIWLWLAVAVIALLLDGVDGWIARRTKTHTPFGARFDMELDAVLILILCIGLLQSEHLGAWVLLIGGMRYVFIAASWPFPWLKAPLFDSFRRKAVCVWQVVALLLALTPLTSPLAASLLALSALVTLIYSFGFDVWWLHRQHKRWIS, encoded by the coding sequence ATGTCCTCTTTCTCCAACACCTCCAGCGTCTCTTTACCCAAGCGGGTTTACACCTTGGCCGAGATAGCGCTGGCTAGCTTATTGCTCGTAGGCTTGGGCGCGATGCTGCCGGGATTAGTCGCCAGCGCTGCAAATTGGTGGTTGGCAGCTGGCTTCTACGTCGTGATCGGCGCGCTGGTGGTAAGTTTTTGGCCCCATGGCCCGCTCGGTTGGGCAAACCGGGTAACGCTTGGGCGTGGCGTACTCGTCGCCATCGTGGCAGGAGCGCTGGCAGCGAATGCTTTTACCAACGCGATTTGGCTGTGGCTAGCGGTCGCTGTTATCGCGCTGTTACTGGACGGTGTGGATGGCTGGATTGCCAGACGCACAAAGACTCATACCCCGTTCGGGGCGCGCTTTGATATGGAACTGGATGCGGTATTAATCCTGATACTTTGTATAGGCTTATTGCAGAGCGAACATTTAGGCGCTTGGGTACTACTCATTGGCGGCATGCGTTATGTGTTCATCGCCGCCAGCTGGCCTTTTCCGTGGTTAAAAGCACCGCTTTTTGACAGCTTCCGCCGTAAAGCAGTGTGCGTGTGGCAGGTCGTTGCATTGCTGCTGGCGTTAACGCCACTCACTTCTCCTCTCGCTGCCAGCCTGCTTGCACTGAGTGCATTAGTCACACTCATCTACTCATTTGGCTTCGATGTGTGGTGGCTGCATAGGCAACACAAACGATGGATCAGCTAG